A portion of the Oncorhynchus gorbuscha isolate QuinsamMale2020 ecotype Even-year linkage group LG07, OgorEven_v1.0, whole genome shotgun sequence genome contains these proteins:
- the LOC124039584 gene encoding translocon-associated protein subunit alpha-like isoform X2, with the protein MVQFLPKVLLLVLLAFPATIIMKGPLVAAQDATEDEEAADEDAVDDVDVNTEDEDDEAEVEDDENTELMEEKEEEEAVGGEVNSSPNADTTILFVKGDDFPANDIVKFLMGFTNKGSDNFVVESLDASFRYPQDFQFYIQNFTALQLGIVVPAGRQATFEYSFIPAEPMGGRPFGLVINLNYKDSNGNTFQDAVFNQTVTITEREDGLDGETIFMYVFLSGLGLLVVVGLHQLLESRKRRRPAAKVEMGTSSHNDVDMSWIPQETLNQINKASPKRSPRKRTQKRTAGSDE; encoded by the exons ATGGTACAATTTCTACCTAAAGTGCTTTTGCTGGTATTACTAGCTTTCCCGGCAACGATTATCATGAAAG GGCCATTGGTGGCAGCCCAGGATGCTACTGAGGATGAGGAGGCAGCTGACGAAGATGCTGTGGATGATGTTGATGTGAACAcagaggatgaggatgatgaggcCGAAGTTGAAGATGATGAAAACACAGAATTG ATGGAAgaaaaagaagaggaggaagccGTAGGAGGAGAAGTGAATTCCTCCCCCAATGCTGACACCACCATCCTCTTTGTCAAGGGAGACG ACTTCCCAGCCAACGACATTGTGAAGTTCCTGATGGGCTTCACCAACAAGGGAAGTGACAACTTTGTGGTGGAGTCCCTGGACGCATCCTTTCGCTACCCACAGGACTTCCAGTTCTACATCCAGAACTTCACAGCCCTGCAGCTGGGCATAGTGGTGCCAGCTGGGCGCCAGGCCACCTTCGAGTACTCCTTCATCCCAGCCGAGCCCATGGGCGGGCGCCCCTTCGGCCTGGTCATCAACCTCAACTACAAAGACAGCAAC ggtAACACATTCCAGGATGCTGTGTTCAACCAGACAGTGACCATCaccgagagagaggatggactggATGGAGAGAC GATCTTCATGTATGTGTTCCTGTCTGGTCTGGGCCTGCTAGTGGTGGTAGGCCTTCATCAGCTGCTGGAGTCCAGAAAG AGGAGGAGACCAGCTGCTAAGGTGGAGATGGGCACGTCCAGCCACAACGACGTGGACATGAGCTGGATTCCCCAGGAGACCCTTAATCAGATCA ACAAGGCCTCCCCCAAACGGTCTCCCCGCAAGAGGACACAAAAGCGCACGGCTGGTTCGGATGAGTGA
- the LOC124039584 gene encoding translocon-associated protein subunit alpha-like isoform X1, protein MVQFLPKVLLLVLLAFPATIIMKGPLVAAQDATEDEEAADEDAVDDVDVNTEDEDDEAEVEDDENTELMEEKEEEEAVGGEVNSSPNADTTILFVKGDDFPANDIVKFLMGFTNKGSDNFVVESLDASFRYPQDFQFYIQNFTALQLGIVVPAGRQATFEYSFIPAEPMGGRPFGLVINLNYKDSNGNTFQDAVFNQTVTITEREDGLDGETIFMYVFLSGLGLLVVVGLHQLLESRKRRRPAAKVEMGTSSHNDVDMSWIPQETLNQIMQSRRDKASPKRSPRKRTQKRTAGSDE, encoded by the exons ATGGTACAATTTCTACCTAAAGTGCTTTTGCTGGTATTACTAGCTTTCCCGGCAACGATTATCATGAAAG GGCCATTGGTGGCAGCCCAGGATGCTACTGAGGATGAGGAGGCAGCTGACGAAGATGCTGTGGATGATGTTGATGTGAACAcagaggatgaggatgatgaggcCGAAGTTGAAGATGATGAAAACACAGAATTG ATGGAAgaaaaagaagaggaggaagccGTAGGAGGAGAAGTGAATTCCTCCCCCAATGCTGACACCACCATCCTCTTTGTCAAGGGAGACG ACTTCCCAGCCAACGACATTGTGAAGTTCCTGATGGGCTTCACCAACAAGGGAAGTGACAACTTTGTGGTGGAGTCCCTGGACGCATCCTTTCGCTACCCACAGGACTTCCAGTTCTACATCCAGAACTTCACAGCCCTGCAGCTGGGCATAGTGGTGCCAGCTGGGCGCCAGGCCACCTTCGAGTACTCCTTCATCCCAGCCGAGCCCATGGGCGGGCGCCCCTTCGGCCTGGTCATCAACCTCAACTACAAAGACAGCAAC ggtAACACATTCCAGGATGCTGTGTTCAACCAGACAGTGACCATCaccgagagagaggatggactggATGGAGAGAC GATCTTCATGTATGTGTTCCTGTCTGGTCTGGGCCTGCTAGTGGTGGTAGGCCTTCATCAGCTGCTGGAGTCCAGAAAG AGGAGGAGACCAGCTGCTAAGGTGGAGATGGGCACGTCCAGCCACAACGACGTGGACATGAGCTGGATTCCCCAGGAGACCCTTAATCAGATCA TGCAGAGTCGGCGAG ACAAGGCCTCCCCCAAACGGTCTCCCCGCAAGAGGACACAAAAGCGCACGGCTGGTTCGGATGAGTGA